Proteins co-encoded in one Campylobacter jejuni genomic window:
- the fliK gene encoding flagellar hook-length control protein FliK: MMSNLAPQNDVLNLTPSKTSTTTSSSFSKTSKNKEHESSDSKNSTQDDTESFLNSLLNSIDETNEFLPDHMKISQKEVVNEAMSRLQKGAFDESDKISIFESASFMQILSLLDKLKTDTADVKLSNLSTQLSSLIKTEANFNALKGASNLSELLDIAKDLGLNVKNIKVDRLLDLKATFPNLDKADFFKGAVDNVFKEIINNKISNVSKNLNHNLQNTTHTTSTHSTQKTNSKDSGSLLSQTLKNLDSILSSKESKHEKKDKVKSKIEEDAADAKNTLKNIKNDEFAKNLTEELNIKDKENKDLNKDFNKELNKNQGDMQGQNKNLKNNNQNLNLDKNLNKEIVKDTQNLVSNLTQKDFNLNKEPKNNKENKDIKQNFFDQKLNFENLNKTQVVQNKENNANFNNNTNKETFTQEQTKTHSENIDKNSLDELNSLVKDLNKVTQNNARNITPKETLQYFSQDLKEAVDQYKAPITKLSINLNPNNLGEVEVTLIQRGNNLHINFNSNTNAMNLFIQNQAEFKNSLVNMGFTGLEMNFSDQGKREQNQNQGKNRSGYGFKDALDGKNESEKVNLELVLAKYF, from the coding sequence GTGATGTCAAATTTAGCTCCGCAAAATGATGTTTTAAATCTTACGCCGAGTAAAACTTCTACTACTACTAGTAGTTCTTTTAGTAAAACAAGTAAAAATAAAGAACATGAAAGTAGCGATAGTAAAAATTCAACTCAAGATGATACAGAGAGTTTTTTAAATTCTTTGCTTAATTCTATCGATGAAACCAATGAATTTTTACCTGATCATATGAAGATCAGTCAAAAAGAAGTTGTTAATGAAGCGATGAGCAGACTTCAAAAAGGAGCTTTTGATGAGAGTGATAAGATAAGCATTTTCGAATCTGCTTCTTTTATGCAAATTCTTTCTTTATTGGATAAGCTAAAAACAGATACAGCAGATGTTAAACTGTCAAATCTTTCTACTCAACTTTCAAGTCTTATCAAAACAGAGGCTAATTTTAATGCTTTAAAAGGCGCATCAAATCTTAGCGAGCTTTTGGACATAGCTAAAGATTTGGGCTTAAATGTAAAAAATATTAAAGTAGATCGTCTTCTTGATCTTAAAGCAACTTTTCCAAATTTAGATAAGGCTGATTTTTTTAAGGGTGCTGTGGATAATGTTTTTAAAGAAATCATCAATAATAAAATTTCCAATGTGAGTAAAAATTTAAATCACAATTTACAAAATACAACTCATACTACAAGCACTCATTCTACGCAAAAAACAAATTCTAAAGATAGCGGTTCTTTGCTTTCTCAAACTTTAAAAAATTTAGATTCCATACTTTCATCCAAAGAAAGCAAACACGAAAAAAAAGATAAAGTTAAATCAAAAATAGAAGAAGATGCTGCAGATGCTAAAAATACTTTAAAAAATATCAAAAATGATGAGTTTGCAAAAAATTTAACAGAAGAGTTAAATATAAAAGATAAAGAAAACAAAGACTTAAACAAAGATTTTAATAAAGAGTTAAATAAAAATCAAGGGGATATGCAAGGACAAAATAAAAATTTAAAGAATAATAATCAAAATTTAAATCTTGATAAAAATTTAAATAAAGAAATTGTCAAAGATACTCAGAATTTAGTTTCAAATTTAACACAAAAAGATTTTAATCTAAATAAAGAACCTAAAAACAACAAAGAAAATAAAGATATAAAACAAAATTTCTTTGATCAAAAATTAAATTTTGAAAATTTAAATAAAACTCAAGTAGTTCAAAACAAAGAGAATAATGCAAATTTTAATAACAATACTAATAAAGAAACTTTTACTCAAGAGCAAACAAAAACGCACAGCGAAAATATAGATAAAAATAGCTTAGATGAGTTAAATTCTTTAGTCAAAGATTTAAATAAAGTAACACAAAACAATGCTCGCAATATCACTCCTAAAGAGACTTTGCAGTATTTTTCACAAGATTTAAAAGAGGCTGTGGATCAATACAAAGCACCTATTACTAAACTTAGTATCAATCTAAATCCTAATAATCTTGGAGAAGTGGAGGTAACTTTGATACAAAGAGGTAATAACCTTCATATCAATTTCAATTCCAATACCAATGCAATGAATTTGTTTATCCAAAATCAAGCCGAGTTTAAAAATTCTCTTGTAAATATGGGATTTACTGGACTTGAAATGAATTTTAGTGATCAAGGTAAAAGAGAGCAAAATCAAAATCAAGGAAAAAATCGTAGCGGATATGGTTTTAAAGATGCTTTAGATGGAAAAAATGAAAGTGAAAAAGTCAATCTAGAGCTTGTTTTAGCGAAGTATTTTTAA
- the flgD gene encoding flagellar basal body rod modification protein yields the protein MISSSDWNLNTAATTSGATSSGSTSGTTRTDSSSSSGIVSNPNATLDKDAFLKLLLIELQHQDPTDPMDSDKMLTQTSQLSALEMQQNTNTTMQKMVETMQKLSDSFSTSMSTSALGAIGKMATVSDNKIKLTGADELIALKMYLPEDSDENGVTLEIYDSNNKLVFSEKSDAKSISQGLFTMEWPGRNNDGVYAGDGEYTVKMVYNNKNGKKITANYGTYPIEGVVFKDGVAYAKMAGKEVPFGAIQEITDYKLGSSSSTGSTGGSGSSGDSSGGSSDGGSSGSTEDGDKEEKA from the coding sequence ATGATATCATCATCGGATTGGAATTTAAATACCGCTGCTACAACTTCAGGTGCTACTTCTTCAGGAAGTACTAGTGGAACAACTAGAACAGATTCAAGCAGTAGCTCAGGAATAGTGAGCAATCCAAACGCTACCTTAGATAAGGATGCGTTTTTAAAACTTCTTTTGATAGAGCTTCAACATCAAGATCCAACAGATCCTATGGATAGCGATAAAATGCTTACTCAAACTTCACAGCTTAGCGCACTTGAAATGCAGCAAAATACCAACACAACTATGCAAAAAATGGTTGAAACTATGCAAAAGCTTTCTGATTCTTTTAGTACAAGTATGAGTACTTCAGCTTTAGGGGCTATTGGTAAAATGGCAACTGTTTCAGATAATAAAATCAAACTTACAGGTGCAGATGAGCTTATCGCTCTTAAAATGTATTTGCCTGAAGATTCTGATGAAAACGGTGTTACGCTAGAAATTTATGATAGCAATAATAAACTTGTTTTCAGTGAAAAAAGCGATGCTAAATCTATTTCTCAAGGTTTATTTACTATGGAGTGGCCAGGAAGAAATAACGATGGGGTTTATGCAGGTGATGGTGAGTACACTGTTAAAATGGTTTATAATAATAAAAATGGTAAAAAAATCACTGCAAATTACGGAACTTATCCTATCGAAGGTGTTGTTTTTAAAGATGGTGTTGCCTATGCAAAAATGGCTGGAAAAGAAGTTCCTTTTGGTGCGATACAAGAAATAACAGATTATAAACTTGGTTCATCTTCATCTACTGGATCTACTGGAGGAAGCGGTTCAAGTGGAGACTCAAGTGGTGGTTCAAGTGATGGAGGTTCTTCTGGATCTACAGAAGATGGCGACAAAGAGGAAAAGGCATAA
- the flgE gene encoding flagellar hook protein FlgE: MMNSFYNGISGVKSNSFGIDITANNIANVNTTGFKYSDAQFKDIFYTTITTQSTNPAQGGYGSGAASSQVVFEQGSPVASDGEFDVALQGKGFFGVLGADGNAYYTRNGSFRRDANGYLVDSYGNFVLGTMNPAFTGINYSDRVAGLMGDYLNTGTPVNNGFTVNSNNSFSIGTTASQGAIKVPVNMYLPPQVTQNVKWSGSLNTNTTTEVVKVDLDPSKFNITKTEDGKYVVSGSVSKEDVFSAKAGDRIILNFTDDNGVKTSFEATLDENLNFKSNELDLKGLDENSIKLDTAQISTEQQKANKDILESPIYNADGSKSTLRVTLERVLPQEGDNIQYKAIAQIYNSNGNAVGNPTEGNMVFDKNGALLQNNITSIANPNGGTINIDLGSPYDANKPGSGYSGIYIKEGVEKNVVTQQDGVAEGFFEQYNISDDGSIVAQFSNGKNAIVGKLALYNFINEQGLAAMGDNIFAATANSGDASFIMKDGQVVNTAKFKGGFLEQSNVDLSAELSNLIVTQKAFDASSKSITTSDQMIQKAINMKR, translated from the coding sequence ATGATGAATTCATTTTATAATGGGATTTCTGGAGTAAAAAGCAATAGCTTTGGTATTGATATCACTGCTAATAACATAGCAAATGTCAATACCACAGGCTTTAAATACTCTGATGCTCAATTTAAAGATATTTTTTATACCACCATAACAACCCAATCAACCAACCCTGCTCAAGGTGGTTATGGTAGTGGTGCAGCATCTTCTCAAGTTGTTTTCGAACAGGGTTCTCCTGTTGCAAGTGATGGCGAATTTGATGTGGCTTTGCAAGGAAAAGGATTTTTTGGGGTTTTAGGGGCTGATGGTAATGCTTACTATACTAGAAATGGATCATTTAGAAGAGATGCCAATGGATATTTGGTAGATTCTTATGGAAATTTTGTTTTAGGAACAATGAATCCTGCTTTTACTGGTATTAACTATAGCGATAGAGTTGCTGGGCTTATGGGGGATTATCTTAACACAGGAACTCCGGTAAATAATGGTTTTACTGTAAATTCAAATAATTCTTTCAGTATAGGCACAACCGCTTCTCAAGGGGCTATTAAAGTACCTGTGAATATGTATTTACCTCCTCAAGTAACTCAAAATGTAAAATGGAGTGGAAGTTTAAATACTAACACAACAACAGAAGTAGTTAAAGTAGATCTTGATCCTAGTAAATTTAACATTACAAAAACTGAAGATGGAAAATATGTAGTTAGTGGTAGTGTTAGCAAAGAAGATGTGTTTAGTGCTAAAGCGGGTGATAGGATTATTTTAAATTTCACTGATGATAATGGCGTAAAAACAAGCTTTGAAGCGACTTTAGATGAAAATCTAAATTTTAAAAGTAACGAGCTTGATTTAAAAGGATTGGATGAAAATAGCATCAAGCTTGATACAGCTCAAATTTCAACAGAGCAACAAAAAGCCAATAAAGATATTTTAGAATCCCCTATTTATAATGCAGATGGAAGTAAAAGCACTTTAAGGGTTACACTTGAAAGAGTTTTACCGCAAGAAGGCGATAATATACAATATAAAGCTATTGCACAAATTTATAATTCTAATGGCAATGCTGTAGGCAATCCAACTGAAGGAAATATGGTTTTTGATAAAAATGGTGCTTTGCTTCAAAACAATATTACAAGCATTGCAAATCCAAATGGTGGAACAATTAATATTGATTTAGGCTCTCCTTATGATGCTAACAAGCCTGGTTCGGGTTATAGTGGGATTTATATTAAAGAAGGCGTCGAAAAAAATGTAGTTACACAACAAGATGGTGTAGCTGAAGGGTTTTTTGAACAATATAATATATCCGATGATGGAAGTATTGTTGCGCAATTTAGCAATGGTAAAAATGCCATAGTTGGAAAGCTTGCTTTATATAATTTTATCAATGAGCAAGGATTGGCTGCTATGGGAGATAATATTTTTGCAGCAACGGCAAATAGCGGTGATGCAAGTTTTATTATGAAAGATGGTCAAGTTGTTAATACAGCTAAATTTAAAGGCGGATTCTTAGAACAATCAAATGTTGATTTAAGTGCAGAGCTTTCAAACCTTATCGTAACTCAAAAAGCCTTTGATGCAAGCTCAAAAAGTATCACTACAAGTGATCAGATGATACAAAAAGCCATTAATATGAAAAGATAA